A genomic stretch from Pochonia chlamydosporia 170 chromosome 4, whole genome shotgun sequence includes:
- a CDS encoding beta-lactamase superfamily domain-containing protein, which produces MNPNPTLRATFMGVTTIALNDGTDSILIDGFFTRPSYIPVLLGRVTSNEALITTCLQKAQIDKNLRAVFVAHSHYDHALDSPSICHQTGAKLIGSTSTQMIALGRDLPSDQILVVDTDPQAFTFGSFRITVIEGIHSPGDRYPGEITKPVRLPCSVSEFRTGKCYTYLVEHGDQKIYIHPSANFEPGKLKKLGVSASTVFLGIGVLGRQTDEFRDGYWEHVVEVLGPRVIIPIHWDNFWVSLDWPLKALPWVFDNVSVSERFLRERCEGRGIEVVRPEGWEVFELDEGGIRK; this is translated from the coding sequence ATGAATCCCAATCCCACCCTCCGCGCCACATTCATGGgcgtcaccaccatcgccctCAACGACGGTACCGACTCCATCCTCATAGACGGCTTCTTCACCCGCCCATCATACATCCCCGTCCTCCTCGGCAGAGTCACATCCAACGAAGCCCTCATAACAACATGCCTCCAAAAAGCCCAAATCGACAAAAACCTCCGCGCCGTCTTCGTCGCCCACTCCCACTACGACCACGCCCTTGACTCCCCCAGCATATGCCACCAAACCGGCGCAAAACTCATCGGCTCAACGTCCACGCAAATGATCGCCCTGGGCCGCGACCTACCCTCCGACCAAATTCTAGTAGTAGACACGGACCCCCAGGCATTCACATTCGGCTCCTTCCGCATCACAGTCATAGAGGGCATTCACTCCCCTGGGGATCGGTACCCGGGGGAAATCACGAAACCGGTACGCCTACCGTGCTCTGTATCTGAGTTTCGCACCGGAAAATGCTACACGTATTTAGTTGAGCATGGTGACCAAAAAATCTACATTCATCCTAGTGCGAATTTTGAGCCCggcaagctgaagaagttgggTGTGTCTGCGTCGACGGTGTTTTTGGGCATAGGCGTGCTGGGGAGGCAGACGGATGAGTTTAGGGATGGGTATTGGGAGCATGTGGTGGAGGTGTTGGGGCCGAGGGTGATTATTCCGATACATTGGGATAATTTTTGGGTTTCGCTGGATTGGCCGTTGAAGGCGCTGCCTTGGGTTTTTGATAATGTTTCGGTGAGTGAGAGGTTTTTGAGGGAGAGGTGTGAGGGGAGGGGGATTGAGGTGGTGAGGCCGGAGGGTTGGGAGGTCTTTGAGCTGGATGAGGGGGGTATACGGAAGTGA
- a CDS encoding 26S protease regulatory subunit 4 (similar to Aspergillus terreus NIH2624 XP_001217928.1), which translates to MTVAAHMVALARDLSFQPPRDPALSCRVSLAPDGDCPNPLSVIALNLVINSSINGNHLQPTVLHSDLAERVIGLPEYSFTGSQSLIRQDGKLISWRLVIYSLLTVDENRVKDNLAWEAKDKPKYEPPPRPTTRVGRKKRKAGGTSAAAKLPAVYPTSRCKLRLLRMQRIHDHLLLEEEYVENQERLRKAKAAKEGAAVGPDADVDRLADERGRVDDMRGSPMGVGTLEELIDDDHAIVSSTTGPEYYVSIMSFVDKDLLEPGASVLLHHKSVSIVGVLTDDTDPIVSVMKLDKAPTESYADIGGLESQIQEVRESVELPLLHPELYEEMGIKPPKGVILYGAPGTGKTLLAKAVANQTSATFLRIVGSELIQKYLGDGPRLVRQLFQVAGENAPSIVFIDEIDAIGTKRYESTSGGEREVQRTMLELLNQLDGFDDRGDVKVIMATNKIDTLDPALIRPGRIDRKILFENPDQNTKRKIFTLHTSKMNLNDDVDLEEFISQKDDLSGADIKAICSEAGMMALRERRMRVQMADFRSARERVLRTKQEGEPEGLYL; encoded by the exons ATGACCGTTGCAGCTCACATGGTAGCTCTTGCACGTGACCTTAGCTTTCAACCACCACGTGACCCGGCATTGAGCTGTCGTGTTTCCCTGGCGCCTGATGGCGACTGTCCAAATCCACTATCCGTAATCGCCCTGaacctcgtcatcaacagCTCAATCAACGGAAATCATCTTCAACCGACTGTGCTGCATAGCGACCTAGCTGAAAGAGTTATTGGGCTCCCAGAATATTCATTCACAGGCTCCCAGAGCTTAATCCGCCAAGATGGTAAGCTCATAAGCTGGCGCCTCGTTATCTACTCGCTGCTGACAGTTGATGAAAACAGGGTCAAGGACAATCTGGCATgggaggcg AAGGACAAGCCCAAGTACGAGCCTCCCCCAAGGCCCACGACCCGAGTTGGCCGTAAGAAGAGAAAGGCTGGTGGCACCAGCGCCGCTGCCAAGCTGCCCGCGGTCTACCCTACCAGCAGATGCAAGCTTCGACTGCTACGAATGCAAAGAATCCACGATCACCTGCTTCTGGAGGAGGAGTATGTCGAGAACCAGGAGCGCTTGCGaaaggccaaggcagccaaagaaggcGCCGCGGTTGGTCCTGACGCCGATGTGGACAGACTAGCTGATGAACGAGGCCGAGTTGACGACATGAGAGGAAGCCCAATGGGTGTTGGAACACTTGAAGAGCTGATTGATGATGACCACGCCATCGTCAGTAGCACGACAGGCCCGGAATACTATGTCAGCATCATGAGTTTCGTCGACAAGGATCTCCTCGAGCCGGGCGCGAGTGTTTTGCTGCACCACAAGAGCGTTAGCATTGTCGGTGTTCTCACAGATGACACTGATCCTATTGTCAGTGTGATGAAGCTCGACAAGGCTCCGACAGAATCGTACGCCGACATTGGTGGTTTGGAATCACAAATCCAGGAAGTCAGAGAATCCGTCGAATTACCGCTGCTCCACCCCGAATTGTACGAAGAGATGGGTATCAAGCCGCCGAAGGGTGTTATTCTTTATGGTGCCCCCGGAACTGGCAAGACCCTGCttgccaaggctgttgccaatCAGACATCCGCTACCTTCCTGCGCATTGTTGGAAGTGAACTGATTCAGAAGTACTTGGGTGATGGGCCTCGTCTGGTGCGACAGCTCTTCCAG GTTGCGGGCGAGAATGCGCCTTCGATCGTGTTTATTGACGAAATCGATGCTATTGGTACAAAGCGTTATGAGTCTACATCGGGAGGCGAACGAGAAGTGCAGCGAACCATGTTGGAGCTTCTTAACCAGCTGGATGGTTTCGACGATCGTGGCGATGTCAAGGTCATCATGGCAACCAACAAGATTGATACATTGGACCCTGCGTTGATCAGACCCGGACGTATTGACCGAAAGATTTTGTTCGAGAATCCCGACCAGAACACGAAGAGAAAGATTTTTACGCTGCATACATCAAAGATGAACTTGaacgatgatgttgatttGGAGGAGTTCATCTCGCAGAAGGATGACCTCTCTGGTGCGGATATCAAGGCAATCTGCTCAGAAGCCGGCATGATGGCATTACGAGAGCGGCGTATGCGCGTGCAAATGGCCGACTTCCGATCTGCAAGGGAGCGTGTACTGCGCACCAAGCAGGAGGGCGAGCCTGAGGGTCTGTATTTGTAA
- a CDS encoding ankyrin repeats (3 copies) domain-containing protein has protein sequence MADSTSKPKSKLSAFLEAVKHDDPEVLETFLQENVVDIDHKFKFGRTALWYAVAHSNVDGQPSLHTRLLLEYGANPEISDDLQRTPLHVSIESFNTEATRELLACPRVQMEAKDSLGRTAFSRAAAEGHWRAICMFLDRGADMKSRDNKGKKPKDYKMVQDILQRRLAQVPTDLIPGSEEAGWLDMHEKSQKLEFLLERMRESINSDEKEE, from the exons ATGGCAGACAGCACTTCCAAGCCTAAGTCAAAGCTCTCAGCTTTCCTAGAAGCTGTAAAACACGACGACCCCGAGGTTCTGGAAACCTTCCTACAGGAAAACGTCGTGGATATTGATCATAAATTCAAGTTTGGCCGTACGGCGTTGTGGTATGCCGTTGCCCATAGCAACGTGGACGGTCAGCCCTCTCTTCACACACGCCTCCTTCTAGAGTATGGAGCGAATCCTGAGATATCCGACGACCTCCAACGAACTCCGCTCCATGTGTCAATTGAGTCATTCAACACCGAGGCAACCAGGGAGTTGCTTGCCTGCCCAAGGGTTCAAATGGAGGCTAAGGACTCTTTGGGACGTACTGCGTTTTCAAGAGCCGCGGCAGAAGGTCACTGGCGGGCGATATGCATGTTTTTGGATAGGGGTGCCGACATGAAATCCCGGGATAATaagggcaagaaaccaaAAGACTACAAAATGGTTCAGGATATTCTACAGAGGCGTTTGGCACAGGTGCCGACTGATCTAATTCCAGG CTCGGAGGAGGCAGGGTGGCTCGATATGCATGAGAAATCTCAAAAATTGGAATTCCTGCTTGAAAGGATGCGAGAGAGCATTAATTCTGACGAAAAGGAAGAGTAA
- a CDS encoding ubiquitin conjugating enzyme (UbcA) (similar to Metarhizium acridum CQMa 102 XP_007808316.1) → MTSSRDRRVAKELQDIQADRDNSGVYASPVDGVNLKHLKGTIPGPPDTPYHGGTFTIDIQIPDTYPFKSPSMKFDTKIWHPNVSSQTGAICLDTLGTGWSPVQTIKTALLSIRMLLEVPNPKDPQDAEVACMLMQQPEQFALVAQEWAIKHAGAPKKELDLSKYKATVTPRVDDINRYKGYSRDLVNRFVSMGFDVDAVVDAFLVVGINRNNGRDYELEEAYVGDITARLLGDE, encoded by the exons ATGACGAGCAGCCGAGATCGTCGAGTGGCCAAAGAGCTTCAAGACATCCAGGCTGATAGAGACAACTCCGGAGTCTACGCTTCGCCAGTCGACGGAGTCAACCTGAAGCACCTCAAAGGCACGATTCCTGGGCCGCCCGATACGCCGTACCATGGAGGCACCTTCACGATCGACATTCAAATCCCGGATACCTACCCGTTTAAGTCGCCCTCGATGAAGTTTGACACCAAGATTTGGCACCCCAATGTCAGCAGTCAGACA GGAGCCATCTGCCTAGACACTCTCGGAACCGGCTGGTCGCCCGTTCAGACCATAAAAACGgccctcctctccatccGCATGCTTCTCGAAGTTCCTAACCCCAAAGACCCGCAAGACGCCGAAGTTGCATGCATGCTCATGCAACAGCCCGAGCAATTTGCCCTCGTCGCCCAAGAATGGGCCATCAAACATGCCGGCGCGCCGAAAAAAGAGCTCGATCTTAGTAAATACAAGGCCACCGTCACGCCAAGGGTTGATGACATAAACAG ATACAAAGGGTACAGCAGAGATTTGGTAAACCGCTTTGTAAGTATGGGCTTCGATGTGGATGCTGTAGTGGACGCTTTTCTCGTTGTGGGTATCAACCGCAACAACGGACGGGACTATGAACTTGAGGAGGCTTACGTGGGCGATATCACCGCTCGACTTCTGGGGGATGAGTGA
- a CDS encoding ankyrin repeats (3 copies) domain-containing protein, translated as MDKLNDTPGTDSQPKVKPSFVEEFRLSSFDANNNQEQLILEVERLLKDKDMDVNDVDENGMDALMWSIGTESIELVNLLLRKGADPTRACKYGWTAASMALGIQCQEILERLITADKSNLEWKNDEGRSLLLHAVYLKYTYEAELLLEHGADIYSKDKYGKTAFDLAEGNEKMLKLLNKHKGDKGI; from the coding sequence ATGGATAAATTGAATGACACCCCTGGTACCGATTCCCAACCCAAGGTTAAGCCGTCCTTCGTCGAAGAGTTCAGGCTATCCAGCTTTGACGCGAACAATAACCAAGAGCAACTCATACTTGAGGTAGAACGCCTGTTGAAGGATAAGGATATGGACGTCAATGAcgtggatgagaatggcatgGATGCGTTGATGTGGAGTATTGGAACCGAGAGCATTGAGCTGGTTAACCTCCTTCTGAGGAAAGGAGCTGATCCTACTAGAGCTTGTAAATACGGATGGACAGCTGCTAGCATGGCCCTTGGAATACAGTGCCAGGAAATTCTGGAAAGGCTGATCACGGCTGATAAGTCCAATCTTGAGTGGAAAAACGACGAGGGGCGAAGTCTATTATTACATGCCGTGTATTTAAAGTACACATATGAGGCGGAGTTGTTATTGGAACATGGAGCCGATATATATTCCAAGGATAAGTATGGGAAGACAGCGTTTGACTTGGCAGAAGGAAATGAGAAGATGCTGAAACTTCTTAACAAGCATAAAGGGGACAAGGGAATCTGA
- a CDS encoding protein kinase-like protein (similar to Metarhizium robertsii ARSEF 23 XP_011410677.1) translates to MPTAIQTNTESNSSSNSKGNVSNTMRNKATGLYAYIHRSIDWAMPPSSRQRAYDHISAFASARPILFSFIVAQALLSFLPILLFATFSVSTVLFGLGAAIIFALFWTGLALLVLVPTLLVTSSIAVLVWAWSVGSFLVARWLYQRAPFGVSGEVQVDAGRKQVSVVKDEKGLDGSVKDVKAEQ, encoded by the exons ATGCCAACAgccatccaaaccaacacCGAGTCCAactccagctccaactccaaaGGCAACGTCTCCAACACAATGCGCAACAAAGCAACCGGCCTATATGCCTACATCCACCGCTCCATAGACTGGGCCATGCCCCCATCCTCACGTCAACGCGCTTACGACCACATCTCAGCCTTTGCTTCCGCCAGACCCATCCTCTTC TccttcatcgtcgcccaAGCCCTCCTATCCTTTctccccatcctcctcttcgccACATTCTCCGTCTCCACCGTCCTGTTCGGCCTCggcgccgccatcatcttcgcccTCTTCTGGACTGGCCTCGCCCTTCTCGTTCTCGTCCCCACGCTGCTGGTCACTTCGTCTATTGCCGTCTTGGTATGGGCCTGGTCCGTGGGCAGCTTCCTGGTCGCGAGGTGGCTTTATCAGCGGGCGCCGTTTGGCGTGAGTGGTGAGGTGCAGGTCGATGCTGGGAGGAAGCAGGTGAGTGTTGTGAAGGACGAGAAGGGGCTTGATGGGAGCGTCAAGGATGTGAAGGCGGAGCAGTGA
- a CDS encoding glycoside hydrolase family 55 protein (similar to Myceliophthora thermophila ATCC 42464 XP_003665591.1) has protein sequence MRPSPLSGFITLLLPSLAACLPSATLDTRQSGSSWFLPNLDHTSGPVRGYVPNLVNGAGQPNYTYPVYKSVNSGDSQGLINALYSDGPSGAQRDNCWLAGQPRVIYLAPGTYTLSSTLFLDTDTVIIGDASNPPTIKASSGFNGNYLIVGGQGDGGDHPCGGSGGETHFSVMIKNVILDTTANAGSGGFTALSWAIAQNCALVNVQINMPQGAHTGLVMGGGSTISVSDVHFNFGNVGLHWSGHQQGQVKGMTFNKCTTGILIDSGFTISIFAPVCNTVGNCIVLNSGNPWIAVIDGQSINSGDFFTSRVGFPNFMLENISKDTTNSNMVTVGGTVKVGGVTSLGTYIYGNTRGANPIYQSNPSSKPVSRPAALAPGGKYPVINAPQYAGKTVSDVINLKDVNQNGGFNLHGDGSVDDTSALQGALNTAASRGKIAYLPFGVYKVTSTITIPPGTELYGEAWSTISGSGSAFSSESNPTPVVQVGSSPGQKGVARIQDVRFTVNEALPGAILLRINMAGNSPGDVAIFNSLNTIGGTRDTSINCNSESNCRAAYLGLHLAAGSSAYIDNFWSWVADHPTDNSGKGIRAAVKGGVLIEATAGTWIAGLGSEHNWLYQLSLHNAANVFISLFQSETNYNQGNHGAPLPGQPFNAIASDPNFSWCGGGDNVCRMGLAQYYTGSNSAIYHYAAGSWNFQSLTGVNQGIMNYIQNTVSNGNLHGFTTGPNAAQIMRLPNGNQFGNGGSDGYGGSWETLVADIASQS, from the exons ATGAGACCCTCGCCATTGTCGGGTTTCATAACCCTGCTGTTGCCATCCCTGGCGGCATGTCTCCCGTCTGCCACGCTTGACACAAGACAGTCTGGGTCATCATGGTTTTTGCCAAACCTGGACCATACTTCTGGCCCTGTACGAGGTTATGTCCCGAATTTGGTTAATGGTGCTGGGCAGCCCAATTACACCTACCCGGTTTATAAGAGTGTCAACTCTGGCGACTCACAGGGTCTCATCAATGCACTCTATTCAGATGGACCTAGTGGTGCACAGCGAGATAACTGTTGGCTTGCTGGTCAACCTCGTGTCATTTACCTAGCACCTG GAACCTATACTCTCTCTTCTACGCTGTTTTTGGACACAGATACCGTTATAATTGGTGATGCTTCGAATCCACCTACGATCAAGGCGTCCTCTGGGTTCAATGGCAACTATCTCATTGTCGGCGGACAGGGGGATGGTGGCGATCACCCATGTGGTGGCTCTGGCGGAGAGACGCATTTCTCCGTTATGA TCAAAAACGTCATCCTGGACACTACGGCGAACGCTGGGAGCGGAGGCTTCACGGCCTTGAGCTGGGCTATTGCTCAAAACTGCGCTTTG GTAAATGTGCAGATCAACATGCCTCAGGGCGCTCATACAG GTCTTGTCATGGGTGGAGGATCGACTATTTCAGTATCAGATGTCCATTTCAACTTTGGTAATGTTGGTTTGCACTGGAGCG gccatcaacaaggccaGGTCAAAGGCATGACATTCAATAAATGCACAACGGGTATCTTGATCGATAGCGGCTTCACAATCAGCATCTTTGCGCCAGTATGCAACACTGTTGGCAACTGTATTGTCCTCAACTCGGGCAACCCTTGGATCGCTGTCATCGACGGACAGAGCATCAACTCGGGTGATTTCTTCACCAGTCGAGTCGGCTTCCCGAACTTTATGCTCGAGAACATCTCCAAggacaccaccaactccaacatgGTCACAGTCGGCGGTACCGTCAAGGTTGGCGGCGTCACAAGCCTTGGTACTTACATCTATGGAAACACTCGCGGCGCCAACCCCATCTACCAGAGTAACCCATCATCAAAGCCAGTCTCACGACCAGCAGCCCTTGCTCCAGGCGGCAAGTACCCCGTTATCAATGCGCCCCAGTATGCAGGAAAGACTGTGTCGGATGTGATCAACCTGAAGGATGTGAATCAGAACGGAGGCTTCAACTTACACGGAGATGGATCCGTCGACGATACTTCAGCCCTACAAGGAGCTCTCAACACAGCAGCCAGCCGGGGCAAGATTGCATACCTGCCCTTTGGCGTCTACAAGGTGACCTCGACCATTACTATTCCCCCTGGTACCGAGTTGTACGGAGAAGCATGGTCCACCATCTCAGGATCAGGAAGCGCCTTCTCATCCGAATCGAACCCAACTCCTGTCGTCCAAGTCGGAAGCTCACCCGGCCAAAAGGGTGTTGCGCGTATTCAAGACGTTCGCTTCACCGTCAACGAAGCCCTCCCTGGAGCCATCCTCCTCAGAATCAACATGGCCGGCAACAGCCCCGGAGACGTagccatcttcaactccctcaacaccatcggCGGCACTCGCGATACGTCCATCAACTGCAACAGCGAATCCAACTGTCGAGCCGCCTACCTCGGCTTACACCTTGCTGCCGGATCGTCAGCCTACATCGACAACTTCTGGTCCTGGGTAGCGGACCATCCTACCGATAACAGTGGCAAGGGTATCCGAGCCGCAGTCAAGGGTGGTGTTCTAATCGAGGCCACCGCAGGAACATGGATCGCAGGTCTTGGTTCAGAACACAACTGGCTCTACCAATTGAGTCTGCACAATGCCGCAAATGTCTTCATCTCACTCTTCCAGAGCGAAACCAACTACAACCAGGGTAACCACGGCGCACCTCTCCCAGGACAGCCATTCAACGCCATTGCTTCAGATCCTAACTTCTCGTGGTGCGGTGGCGGTGATAATGTGTGCCGGATGGGTCTTGCGCAGTACTATACAGGTAGCAATAGTGCGATTTATCACTACGCTGCTGGAAGTTGGAATTTCCAGTCATTGACGGGAGTTAATCAGGGTATTATGAATTACATTCAGAACACCGTGAGCAATGGGAACTTGCATGGATTTACGACGGGTCCGAACGCTGCGCAGATTATGAGGTTGCCTAACGGGAATCAGTTTGGAAATGGTGGGAGTGATGGGTATGGAGGATCGTGGGAGACGCTTGTTGCAGATATTGCGAGCCAGTCGTAG